Part of the Syntrophorhabdaceae bacterium genome, TCAAACTCGGATTGAATTCCCTGCATTGTGGATCATGGCGGACGGCAGCGGCATATTGTGCGTAACTCCATCGGGCGACCGCGGAAGGGGCGGGGAGTGCCGCAGGGTCGATGTCGATGACCGCTGCATAGGGTGCTGAGAGTTCCTCTCTGCGCTTAAGCGCCTGAGCGTAGATCTCCTTGGCTAAAGCTAACCCTTCACCACCTGCCAGAGCGAGACCGGTAATCTCCTCGAGCCAGGTTGTGCCGGCTGTTTTCAGGTGGAGCCCGGCGCCGGTTTTCCGAAGGACCCGGCGGATGGGAGCGTAGATGGAGAATTTGTCGCTGCCCGAATGCACGCTCAGCTTGAGATTCTCCGGCAGCCCGTACCGGCTTACGGCAAATTTAATCACGGCAAGATCTTCGGTGAATTCTTTCTCGAATTGAGCTACGTTGCCTGCGTAGTCCACGCCCTTATTAAACCGTCCGCTGAACCTCGGCGCTATGGTTTGGACCTGTACTTTCTCGTCAGAAAGGGCAGCCAAAATCACGAGGAGCTCGACCGGGGTCTGGGCAAAGTCGGTCTCGTCCATGGAGACCTCTGTGATGAACGTGCCTTCGCCCTTGTTTTTGACGATATAACGGTAAAGACGGCCTGCCTCCGCTATGGCCACAAGATATTTCTTCGCGATCTCTTGGATCTGAGATTTGTTTGTTTTGAGGACGTGGCTCACGCCTGGGATCCGTACTTCTGGTGAGAGCTCGGGATGACGCTCCACAAAGGCCGTGGCTTGATCGGGTGGCGTGGGCCTGCCTATGGATTCCGCCACGTCAATGGTGAAGAAGTCGGAGCAGGGAACAAACCGGTCCACGGTATCAAGACGAATGTGATCAGCGTCTACGTGCCACGCCTTGTTCCATCGGAGCCTGGTGACGGCCTCTTGTGCGGCTCTTGCCACTGATTGCGGCTCGGAGCCCACGATCAGATGCTCGCGATTAGACTTGTTCCAGACAGGCGTGATCTCTACACCCCTATGTGCCGCGAGCGCGAAGGCGCGCAGTTGAGCTTGCGCCTGCAGGCTAAACCGATCGCCTACACCGAGGGAATATGGTGCGAGTGTCAACATGATCTTGCCTCCTAATGTTTGTGCCTTAGACGGGGAGCTCCGTATTTCTCATCAAATCCTGATCCACATTCTCCCCCAAATAAGGGCCTATTTCAAGGGCAAATGATGGGGTGAACCTACATGGGTGCTGACGGAAAACATCCACACGGGATGTCAACCGACCTTGTAAAAGATGATGTGCTGCACTACATTAGGCTTATTACGTTGACCCACGATTAAGCGCGGGGGAGTCTCATGGGGAGGATCAAACAATTTGTCTTTGGAGCGGGATCGGTCTGTGCGGCGACCTTGCTTACCTTGTCAAATACGGCCTGCGTTAAGGTGGGGCCCGATTTTGTAAAGCCGGCCTCTCAGGTAGCGCCAAATTGGCTCGAATCGGCCGATGCGCGGCTCAGGGTTGGCGCCTCACCGCATCGTGCATGGTGGCGCGTCTTTAACGACCCGGTGCTCGACGGACTTATCGATCGCGCTTACCGCGAGAATCTGACCTTGAGAATAGCGGGCGTAAGGGTCTTTGAGGCCCGCGCTGAACTGGGCATTGCAGTGGGCCAATTCTTTCCCCAGACGCAGCAGGCCTCAGGGCTCCTCCAGCAGAGCCGCGCGAGCGACAGGTCTCAAACAGCACTTCTTAATTCCGGTTCACTTGTTGTAAATCAGGACCAACTGGGGTTCTTAGCGAGTTGGGAACTTGACTTTTGGGGTAAGTTCAGACGGAATATAGAATCTGCCAGAGCGGCCCTCAACGCCAGTGTGGCCGATTATGACAATGCGCTCGTCAGTCTCACTGCGGATGTGGCCGCTACCTATATCGCTATAAGGACAACGGAAAAAAGACTTGAGATTGCCGAAACTAACGTAAAGACCGGGCAGGAAAATTTGCGTCTGGCTGAGGCCCGTTTTACCGCGGGCACGAGCACTGAACTCGATGTTGAGCAGGCAAGAACCTCTCTAAAAGATACCGAGTCCCTTGTGCCGGCCTTGAGGACTCAGTTGAAGCAGGGCAAGAACGCTCTCTGTACCCTACTCGGAATCCTGCCTGGTGATCTCGCTCAAGTCGCGAACGGCCCATCGATCATTCCCTCGCCTCCGCTCACCGTTGCTGTGGGCATCCCTCAGGAGCTTCTTATGCGCCGGCCCGATGTGCGAAGCGCTCTATTTCAGGCCGCGGCTCAATCGGCGCGAATCGGAGTGGCCAAGGCGGATCTCTTTCCCGCTCTGTCGCTTTACGGTGAGTTTGGCTTTCTCTCTACCGATGTTTCCGATTTTTCGCTCAAAGATATATTCCGCTGGGGAAGCAGATACTACACGGTGGGACCGCAGGCTCAGTGGAATCTGTTTAACTATGGACGGATAACGAACAGT contains:
- a CDS encoding efflux transporter outer membrane subunit, with amino-acid sequence MGRIKQFVFGAGSVCAATLLTLSNTACVKVGPDFVKPASQVAPNWLESADARLRVGASPHRAWWRVFNDPVLDGLIDRAYRENLTLRIAGVRVFEARAELGIAVGQFFPQTQQASGLLQQSRASDRSQTALLNSGSLVVNQDQLGFLASWELDFWGKFRRNIESARAALNASVADYDNALVSLTADVAATYIAIRTTEKRLEIAETNVKTGQENLRLAEARFTAGTSTELDVEQARTSLKDTESLVPALRTQLKQGKNALCTLLGILPGDLAQVANGPSIIPSPPLTVAVGIPQELLMRRPDVRSALFQAAAQSARIGVAKADLFPALSLYGEFGFLSTDVSDFSLKDIFRWGSRYYTVGPQAQWNLFNYGRITNSVRVQDARFEEALITYQNTVLKAQQEVEDALVAFLRAGEQARYLAESLASAERSLDIAQAQYREGVRDFTAVVIAQQALLREQDNLAVTLGAHSADLVTVYRALGGGWEIREGRDFIPADVEEAMAKRTDWGGLLKFPPSALMTEEQTNERGAIPSAW
- a CDS encoding tagaturonate epimerase family protein, which encodes MLTLAPYSLGVGDRFSLQAQAQLRAFALAAHRGVEITPVWNKSNREHLIVGSEPQSVARAAQEAVTRLRWNKAWHVDADHIRLDTVDRFVPCSDFFTIDVAESIGRPTPPDQATAFVERHPELSPEVRIPGVSHVLKTNKSQIQEIAKKYLVAIAEAGRLYRYIVKNKGEGTFITEVSMDETDFAQTPVELLVILAALSDEKVQVQTIAPRFSGRFNKGVDYAGNVAQFEKEFTEDLAVIKFAVSRYGLPENLKLSVHSGSDKFSIYAPIRRVLRKTGAGLHLKTAGTTWLEEITGLALAGGEGLALAKEIYAQALKRREELSAPYAAVIDIDPAALPAPSAVARWSYAQYAAAVRHDPQCREFNPSL